In a single window of the Ferrimicrobium acidiphilum DSM 19497 genome:
- a CDS encoding RluA family pseudouridine synthase, with amino-acid sequence MNVLSIEVGDTLAGERLDRAVSVVADVSRSIAGRMIDQRLVKVNDRVLTAKSHRLLLADQLVIDLTRVGRGPQAAIALPLLYFDEAMFVVDKPAGLIVHSTTLTDTIPTLAGAVVALDPAVALVGDEPALRPGIYQRLDKSTSGVMGVARTQIAFHALKEQVGAHLMRRRYRALVEGDLEEEEGVIDAPLGRDQRSRTRIAVIAEGRRAVTRFQVIERFGAYTYVELSLETGRTHQIRVHMSAIGHPLVGDPTYGGSSALLRERVFLHSYLLSLVHPINGRPLEVRSPLPVELIEILDGLRLSRDRSALESLPPES; translated from the coding sequence ATGAACGTTCTCAGCATTGAAGTAGGCGATACGCTAGCAGGGGAGCGCCTGGATCGGGCGGTTTCCGTGGTCGCCGACGTCTCTCGCTCTATCGCTGGCCGGATGATTGATCAGAGGCTAGTCAAGGTCAATGATCGAGTACTTACTGCAAAGTCGCATCGTCTGCTGCTTGCTGACCAGCTAGTGATCGATCTCACTCGTGTGGGACGTGGACCACAGGCGGCAATTGCTTTGCCACTCCTCTACTTTGACGAAGCCATGTTTGTGGTTGACAAGCCAGCTGGATTGATCGTACATTCGACGACACTTACCGACACCATCCCTACTCTTGCAGGTGCGGTGGTGGCTTTGGACCCGGCGGTTGCGTTAGTTGGCGATGAGCCAGCGTTGCGACCAGGTATCTATCAGCGGCTTGATAAGTCGACGTCTGGGGTTATGGGAGTAGCTCGAACTCAAATCGCCTTTCATGCTCTGAAGGAGCAGGTCGGAGCGCACCTCATGAGACGACGATACCGGGCCCTCGTCGAGGGTGACCTCGAAGAGGAGGAGGGGGTCATCGACGCTCCTCTTGGTCGCGATCAGAGGAGTCGAACGCGAATAGCGGTGATCGCCGAAGGTCGACGCGCGGTGACCCGTTTTCAAGTCATCGAGCGGTTCGGAGCCTACACCTATGTCGAGCTGAGTCTTGAGACCGGACGCACTCACCAGATTCGGGTCCACATGAGTGCGATTGGCCATCCGTTGGTGGGAGACCCTACCTACGGTGGATCTAGTGCGTTGTTGAGAGAACGAGTCTTTTTACACTCTTACCTGCTAAGTCTCGTCCATCCGATCAATGGGCGCCCTCTCGAGGTCCGATCGCCTCTCCCCGTCGAGCTGATCGAGATCTTAGATGGCTTGCGACTATCACGTGATCGATCAGCTCTCGAGAGTTTGCCGCCGGAGTCGTAA
- the lspA gene encoding signal peptidase II — protein sequence MVLLDQATKTWAENALRNGPIDLVGPVKLELTYNSGFSFSIGQGHPLIITIAAIVIAVGVGAYAVMTPSLLKRVAASLVVGGALGNLADRVFRHNHGAVIDFIHFPHWPIFNLADSAITVGVVLLLIAGVLDGRHERSQH from the coding sequence GTGGTCTTGCTAGACCAGGCAACTAAGACTTGGGCCGAGAATGCTCTACGAAATGGGCCGATTGATCTTGTTGGACCCGTGAAGTTGGAGCTCACCTACAACTCAGGGTTTTCGTTCTCCATCGGTCAGGGGCATCCGTTGATCATAACCATAGCAGCGATCGTGATTGCGGTTGGTGTCGGTGCCTACGCCGTTATGACGCCGTCACTTCTGAAGCGTGTGGCCGCCTCGCTTGTCGTGGGTGGGGCACTCGGCAACTTGGCAGACAGGGTCTTTAGGCATAACCACGGAGCGGTCATAGATTTTATTCACTTCCCACATTGGCCTATCTTCAACCTCGCTGATTCTGCGATCACGGTGGGAGTTGTTCTTCTCTTGATCGCTGGAGTACTTGATGGACGGCATGAACGTTCTCAGCATTGA
- a CDS encoding TraR/DksA family transcriptional regulator, translated as MAKATQEPTNPVDPVEAYLNLDDDVLDGLSDGDFLAQQRLLLETERVHYTEQAAQLRAEADSMVQNNEPAEVQFDEESGEGGTTAIDRERDLALAGSALAAIEEVDLALRKMDRGVYGLCESCKQSIPRARLRALPFARLCVRCKEGGLPRSR; from the coding sequence ATGGCGAAAGCGACTCAGGAACCCACCAACCCAGTTGATCCGGTCGAGGCGTATCTGAATCTAGACGATGATGTCTTAGACGGGCTCAGTGACGGCGATTTTCTCGCACAACAGCGTCTGCTGCTTGAGACAGAGCGCGTGCACTACACCGAACAGGCAGCGCAGTTACGCGCAGAGGCTGACAGTATGGTGCAGAATAATGAACCTGCTGAAGTTCAGTTCGATGAGGAGTCTGGCGAGGGAGGCACGACTGCCATTGATCGGGAGCGTGATCTCGCCTTGGCAGGGTCAGCTCTGGCAGCAATCGAGGAGGTTGATCTGGCTCTCAGGAAGATGGACCGTGGGGTCTACGGACTTTGCGAGAGCTGCAAGCAGTCCATTCCACGAGCGCGACTTCGCGCATTGCCTTTTGCTCGACTGTGCGTTCGCTGCAAAGAAGGTGGTTTGCCGCGCAGTCGATGA